Proteins encoded in a region of the Streptomyces sp. PCS3-D2 genome:
- a CDS encoding M14 family metallopeptidase gives MRLHTRRRAGLTAALLALALGAPAYGMSATAAPPPSPSTATQDEAIVQYRIHGPSTVADRTALLGTGVSIDEVDDHTVVVSADPLQAAKLKAIGYRLTPLPGPPDRSLPGIAASPMDFPSADSKYHNYAEATAEINTLVAQYPTIASKRVIGKSYQGRDLLAIKISDNVATDESEPEVLFTAHQHAREHLTVEMALYLLKEFTSKYGTDSRVTDAVNGREIWIIPDLNPDGGEYDIATGRYRSWRKNRQPNSGSSYVGTDENRNWNYKWGCCGGSSGSKSSETYRGAAAESAPEVKAVSDFVRSRVVGGKQQIKAAIDFHTYSELVLWPFGYTYSDTAPGLTADDLAVYKKIGTSMAASNGYTPEQSSDLYITDGTIDDWLWGDQKIFSYTFEMYPRNGGGGFYPPDEVIDRETARNKDAVLQLLENADCMYRSIGKEAQYCA, from the coding sequence ATGCGGCTCCACACCCGCCGGAGGGCCGGCCTGACGGCGGCCCTGCTGGCGCTCGCCCTCGGCGCACCCGCCTACGGCATGAGTGCGACGGCGGCTCCACCGCCCAGCCCGTCCACCGCCACCCAGGACGAGGCCATCGTGCAGTACCGGATCCACGGCCCCTCCACCGTCGCCGACCGCACCGCGCTGCTCGGCACGGGCGTGTCCATCGACGAGGTGGACGACCACACCGTCGTGGTCAGCGCCGACCCCCTGCAGGCCGCGAAGCTGAAGGCGATCGGCTACCGGCTGACCCCCCTGCCCGGCCCCCCGGACCGCTCGCTGCCCGGCATCGCGGCGAGCCCGATGGACTTCCCCTCGGCGGACTCCAAGTACCACAACTACGCCGAGGCGACGGCCGAGATCAACACGCTCGTGGCCCAGTACCCGACGATCGCCTCCAAGCGCGTGATCGGAAAGTCGTACCAGGGGCGCGACCTCCTCGCGATCAAGATCAGCGACAACGTCGCCACGGACGAGTCCGAGCCCGAGGTGCTCTTCACCGCGCACCAGCACGCCCGCGAGCACCTGACCGTCGAGATGGCGCTGTACCTGCTCAAGGAGTTCACCTCCAAGTACGGCACCGACTCCCGGGTCACCGATGCCGTCAACGGCCGCGAAATCTGGATCATCCCGGACCTCAACCCGGACGGCGGCGAGTACGACATCGCCACCGGCCGCTACCGCTCCTGGCGCAAGAACCGGCAGCCCAACTCCGGCTCCTCCTACGTCGGCACCGACGAGAACCGCAACTGGAACTACAAGTGGGGCTGCTGCGGCGGATCCAGCGGCAGCAAGAGCTCCGAGACCTACCGGGGCGCGGCCGCCGAGTCGGCGCCCGAGGTGAAGGCCGTCTCCGACTTCGTGCGCAGCCGGGTGGTCGGCGGCAAGCAGCAGATCAAGGCCGCGATCGACTTCCACACCTACAGCGAGCTCGTGCTGTGGCCCTTCGGCTACACCTACAGCGACACCGCCCCGGGCCTGACCGCCGACGACCTGGCCGTCTACAAGAAGATCGGCACGAGCATGGCGGCCAGCAACGGCTACACGCCGGAGCAGTCGAGCGACCTGTACATCACGGACGGCACGATCGACGACTGGCTGTGGGGCGACCAGAAGATCTTCTCGTACACCTTCGAGATGTACCCCCGCAACGGCGGCGGCGGTTTCTACCCGCCGGACGAGGTGATCGACCGCGAGACGGCCCGCAACAAGGACGCGGTGCTCCAGCTGTTGGAGAACGCGGACTGCATGTACCGATCGATCGGCAAGGAAGCCCAGTACTGCGCGTAG